In Opitutus sp. ER46, one DNA window encodes the following:
- a CDS encoding sulfate ABC transporter substrate-binding protein produces MFKQLLFIATLGAAMVSTAAAKKIELTNVSYDPTREFYRDFNEAFARHWKAQTGDEVVVKQSHGGSGKQARAIIDGQPADVATLALAGDIDALAERAKAIPADWQQRLPHNSAPYTSTIVFLVRKGNPKGIKDWDDLVRPGVSVVTPNPQTSGGARWNYLAAWGYARRKYGGDAQARDFITRLFKNVPVLDSGARGSTMTFVQRQIGDVAISWENEAFLALNQFGRDQFEIVVPSISILAEPSVCWVDRDVKKRGTAEVAKAYLEYLYSDEGQEIAARHFYRPRNPAIAAKHAGTFPKVEFLTIDGDFGGWAKAQKEHFGNGGVFEQIYGK; encoded by the coding sequence ATGTTCAAGCAACTGCTCTTCATCGCGACGCTTGGTGCGGCGATGGTCTCCACCGCCGCCGCCAAGAAGATCGAGCTCACCAACGTCTCGTACGATCCCACGCGGGAGTTCTACCGCGACTTCAACGAGGCCTTCGCCCGCCACTGGAAGGCGCAGACCGGCGACGAGGTCGTCGTCAAACAGTCCCACGGCGGCTCCGGCAAACAGGCGCGCGCCATTATCGATGGCCAGCCGGCCGACGTCGCCACCCTCGCGCTTGCCGGCGATATCGACGCCCTGGCCGAGCGGGCGAAGGCGATTCCCGCCGACTGGCAGCAGCGGCTCCCCCACAACTCCGCGCCGTACACGAGCACCATCGTTTTCCTCGTCCGGAAGGGAAACCCCAAGGGCATCAAGGACTGGGACGACCTCGTGCGCCCGGGCGTGAGCGTGGTGACGCCCAATCCGCAGACCTCCGGCGGCGCGCGTTGGAACTACCTCGCGGCCTGGGGGTATGCGCGACGCAAATACGGCGGTGACGCCCAGGCCCGCGATTTCATCACCCGGCTGTTCAAGAACGTGCCGGTCCTCGATAGCGGCGCCCGCGGCTCCACGATGACTTTCGTGCAGCGGCAGATCGGCGACGTCGCGATCTCGTGGGAGAACGAGGCGTTCCTCGCGCTCAATCAGTTCGGCCGCGACCAGTTCGAGATCGTCGTCCCGTCCATCAGCATCCTGGCCGAACCGAGCGTCTGCTGGGTCGACCGCGACGTGAAGAAGCGGGGCACCGCCGAGGTCGCGAAGGCTTACCTCGAGTACCTCTACTCCGACGAGGGGCAGGAGATCGCGGCGCGTCACTTTTATCGTCCGCGCAACCCGGCCATCGCCGCGAAGCATGCCGGCACCTTCCCCAAGGTGGAGTTCCTGACGATCGACGGGGACTTCGGCGGCTGGGCCAAGGCGCAGAAGGAGCACTTCGGCAATGGCGGCGTGTTCGAACAGATCTATGGCAAGTAA